A window of Chlorobium phaeobacteroides DSM 266 genomic DNA:
TCGCAAGACGAAGACGAGCATCAAACATGGTCACCAGAACCCCTTCGATTTCAAGTTTGGGATTGAGATGCTTGCGGACAATGCTGATGGTGTTCAGGAGCTTTCCAAGTCCCTCAAGGGCGTAATACTCGGCCTGAACGGGAATGAGCACCGAATCAGCCGCCGTCAGGGAGTTGAGCGTTATCAGCCCGAGCGAGGGAGGACAATCAATAATGATATAATCGTAGTTATCCCGAACCTGCCGGAGCGCCTTCTGCATCACATACTCGCGCTCTCTCATGTTGACCAGCTCAACCTCCATGCCGACCAGATTGACGTTGGATGGAAGCACGTCGAGAAAACCGATTGACGACGTATGTATGGCGTCGCGAATATCCCCGCCTTTGACCATCACCTGGTAAAAGGTGTTGTCAATTTCATCACCTGTTTCGATACCGAATCCTGAGGTTGCGTTTGCCTGGGGATCGATATCGATAAGAAGTGTCTTAAACTCAGAAATAGCAATTGAGGCAGCTATATTTACAGCAGTGGTTGTTTTTCCAACCCCTCCTTTCTGGTTTGCAATCGCAATAACTCTGCCCATGTACTAACCAGGGAATTTTACAGCAGTTGAAGTTCTGTCATGACTTGTTACATTATAATACTTGCGTCAACTATTACAAACAGTATTCTTGATTCATGCCGATAGTGCCAAAACATTTCTTTGAACGCCCGACGCTTGAACTTGCGGAAAAACTCCTTGGAAAAATATTCGTTCGACGAATTTCGGACACTATCAGGCTGAAGGGAAGAATTGTTGAAACCGAAGCGTACTGCGGAGAATTCGACGAAGCCTCTCATGCATGGCGGGGAAAAACAACAAGAAACAGCATGATGTTCAACAGCCCCGGCATGCTCTATGTCTACCTTGCCTATGGCAGCCATTACATGCTCAATATCGTCAGCGAGCCTGAAAACATCCCCGGAGCCGTTCTGATCAGGGCAATGGAGCCGATTGACGGCCTGATGTTCATGAAGGAACAAAGAGGTACTGCTCTTGCAACCTCCCTGCTGAGCGGACCGGGCAAACTGACGCAGGCATTTGCAATCAGGGGCGATTGCAACGGCAAGGATCTGTTCAACAATGAGTTTTTCCTGGAAAACGCGCAGGATATCCCGCAAAACGCTATGGGAAGCGGCTCGCGGGTCGGCATAACAAAAAGCCGTCAGCTTCAGTGGCGAAAATATATTCTTAACAATCCCCATGTCTCGAAAGCAAGGGGTTCGTGAACCATGAAAAAGGAAACCGGTCTTGGAAAGTTGAAAAAAAAGTCCCTTTTTTAGGCTGAACCATAAACCATTGCAACAATGATCGGAACCCCAATACTTCCGGAAATCAGGGAACTGATCGAGCGCAGAAACTTCAGCGCGCTGCAACGGATTTTCAACGACTGGATGCCTGTAGATCTGGCCGAACTCATTTCAGACCTTCCGGAAAATGAACAGGCCATTCTTTTTCGGCTTCTTCCCAAAGATGTCGCGACAGAAACCTTTGAGTACCTTGATTTCGACTCCCAGCAAAATCTTCTGACAGCACTTACCCAGAAAGACGTTACCCATATTCTCAACAGCATGTCGGCGGATGATCGTACCGCGCTGCTTGA
This region includes:
- a CDS encoding ParA family protein, with amino-acid sequence MGRVIAIANQKGGVGKTTTAVNIAASIAISEFKTLLIDIDPQANATSGFGIETGDEIDNTFYQVMVKGGDIRDAIHTSSIGFLDVLPSNVNLVGMEVELVNMREREYVMQKALRQVRDNYDYIIIDCPPSLGLITLNSLTAADSVLIPVQAEYYALEGLGKLLNTISIVRKHLNPKLEIEGVLVTMFDARLRLATQVASEVRKFFKDRVYRTYIRRNVRLSEAPSHGKPVLLYDAQCLGSKDYLDLAMEIFERDGNIKKFKVTQQ
- a CDS encoding DNA-3-methyladenine glycosylase; translation: MPIVPKHFFERPTLELAEKLLGKIFVRRISDTIRLKGRIVETEAYCGEFDEASHAWRGKTTRNSMMFNSPGMLYVYLAYGSHYMLNIVSEPENIPGAVLIRAMEPIDGLMFMKEQRGTALATSLLSGPGKLTQAFAIRGDCNGKDLFNNEFFLENAQDIPQNAMGSGSRVGITKSRQLQWRKYILNNPHVSKARGS